Genomic window (Sphingomonas sp. S1-29):
CGAAGCGGTCGCTGGCGACGTGCAGTTCATCATCGAAAGCGCGCTCGATGCGCGCGGCGGCGCGGTAATCGCGCTGCCTGGCGGCAAGACCCCGCTGCCGATCTATGAGAAGTTGGCCACCGCCAAGCTCGACTGGAAGAAGGTGATGATCGTTCCCACCGACGACCGGCTGGTGCCGATGGGCGATCCGCTGAGCAACATCACCGCGATCGGCAAGGTGTTCGTGCCCAAGGGCGCGCGCGTGTTTCCGATCACCAGCGAAGCCGCGACCGACTATCGCGCCGCCGGCCGCGCCGCCGATGCGCGGTTGCAGGACGTGCATTGGCCGCTCGATTTGTGCCTGCTCGGCGTCGGCGGTGACGGGCACACCGCCTCGATCTTCCCCGGCC
Coding sequences:
- the pgl gene encoding 6-phosphogluconolactonase, which encodes MTEIEWWEYDDAAEMAEAVAGDVQFIIESALDARGGAVIALPGGKTPLPIYEKLATAKLDWKKVMIVPTDDRLVPMGDPLSNITAIGKVFVPKGARVFPITSEAATDYRAAGRAADARLQDVHWPLDLCLLGVGGDGHTASIFPGPDLDEALSGPKERRALGVMPDPLPPEAPVARVTLSRSAIVTARALLIAITGQAKRDVLEAAIAEGAGSPYPIGRVLADTELPVDIHWSA